From a region of the Effusibacillus pohliae DSM 22757 genome:
- a CDS encoding potassium channel family protein has translation MKQYAVIGMGRFGTSVAKTLYEMGYEVLGIDTNKDRIQDAVDFVTHAVTADSTDENALKALGIRNFDVVVVAIGADIQASIMTTLILKELGVKKIVVKAQSELHGKVLEKIGADRVVYPERDMGVRVAHNLISPNILDYIELSPEYSMVEIVANEKMVGKTLAESDIRRKFGCTVMAIKSGDQINISPMAQDRIKQGDVLVVVGKNEDLQELEEQA, from the coding sequence ATGAAGCAGTATGCGGTGATTGGGATGGGCCGCTTTGGAACGAGCGTGGCGAAAACGCTGTATGAGATGGGATATGAAGTGCTCGGCATCGACACGAATAAAGACCGTATCCAGGATGCGGTGGATTTTGTGACGCATGCGGTCACAGCTGACTCAACCGACGAGAACGCCCTGAAAGCATTGGGAATTCGGAATTTTGACGTGGTGGTGGTGGCGATTGGCGCCGATATCCAGGCTTCGATCATGACCACATTGATTCTGAAAGAGTTGGGCGTTAAAAAAATCGTGGTGAAAGCGCAAAGCGAGCTGCACGGCAAGGTGTTGGAAAAAATCGGCGCCGATCGGGTGGTTTACCCGGAGCGGGACATGGGAGTCCGCGTTGCGCATAACCTGATTTCGCCAAACATCCTGGATTATATCGAACTGTCGCCGGAATACAGCATGGTCGAGATTGTGGCCAACGAAAAGATGGTCGGCAAGACGCTCGCCGAGTCGGATATCCGGCGGAAGTTTGGCTGCACCGTGATGGCGATCAAATCGGGCGATCAGATCAACATTTCGCCGATGGCGCAGGATAGGATCAAACAAGGGGATGTGCTGGTCGTAGTCGGCAAAAACGAAGATTTGCAGGAACTTGAGGAACAGGCGTAG
- a CDS encoding TrkH family potassium uptake protein, whose product MKQSLEKWLTPARILTVGFAALILVGGALLSLPIASNSGVGLNFLDALFTATSATCVTGLVVVDTLTQFNLFGQLVILTLIQVGGLGFMTVATFIIIYTGRRIGLKERLVIQEALNVNSMEGVIRLARNIVLITVGIELIFAAILAVRFSVEMPVGQAIYYGIFHAVSAFCNAGFDLFGDFKSLTGFVDDPTVNLVIMLLIILGGLGFTVLVDLWKAPKPARLSLHSKLVLTMTSALLLIGAIGYFLLEMHNPKTLGSLGWDGKILASLFASTTARTAGYATIDYGSITDASKLWTILLMFIGASPGSTGGGIKTVTTIVILLHVYSVITGKDTTSAFRKSIDLKTIYKSFAIAVVSAIMLLAVTFTLTITEQKEFIRLLFEATSAFGTVGLSTNLTPELSHAGRAILILMMFAGRVGPLTLALALAARAQDKALIKYPEEKLFVG is encoded by the coding sequence ATGAAGCAATCACTTGAGAAGTGGTTGACCCCTGCGCGGATTCTGACTGTCGGCTTTGCAGCCCTGATTCTGGTCGGGGGTGCGCTGCTCAGTCTGCCGATCGCTTCCAACAGCGGAGTCGGTCTTAATTTTTTGGACGCCTTGTTTACGGCCACTTCCGCCACATGCGTGACCGGTCTGGTGGTGGTCGATACGTTGACCCAATTCAATTTGTTCGGACAGCTGGTGATCCTGACCTTGATCCAGGTCGGCGGACTTGGGTTTATGACGGTCGCCACCTTTATCATTATTTACACCGGCAGACGGATTGGATTGAAAGAAAGGTTGGTCATCCAGGAAGCGCTCAACGTCAATTCGATGGAGGGCGTGATCCGGCTGGCCCGCAACATCGTTTTGATCACGGTCGGGATCGAACTGATTTTTGCTGCGATCCTCGCTGTCCGCTTTTCGGTGGAGATGCCGGTCGGTCAGGCGATTTACTATGGAATCTTTCACGCGGTCTCCGCTTTTTGCAATGCGGGGTTTGACCTGTTTGGCGACTTTAAAAGTTTGACTGGTTTCGTGGACGATCCGACGGTCAACCTGGTGATCATGCTCCTGATCATTCTGGGAGGGCTGGGCTTCACAGTGCTGGTCGATCTGTGGAAGGCGCCAAAACCAGCGCGCTTGTCGCTGCACTCGAAACTGGTGCTGACGATGACAAGCGCATTGCTGCTGATCGGTGCAATCGGCTACTTCTTGTTGGAGATGCACAATCCGAAGACGCTCGGGTCGCTCGGTTGGGACGGCAAAATTCTCGCCTCGCTGTTCGCATCCACCACCGCCAGAACGGCCGGGTATGCGACGATCGATTATGGTTCGATCACGGATGCTTCGAAATTGTGGACGATTTTGTTAATGTTTATCGGTGCTTCACCGGGGTCGACGGGGGGCGGTATCAAAACGGTTACGACGATCGTGATTTTGCTGCACGTGTATAGCGTCATCACCGGCAAGGACACCACGTCTGCGTTCCGCAAAAGCATCGATCTGAAAACCATTTACAAATCGTTTGCGATAGCCGTTGTTTCCGCCATCATGTTGCTGGCTGTCACTTTTACCTTGACGATCACGGAGCAGAAAGAATTCATCCGGCTTTTGTTTGAAGCAACGTCCGCGTTTGGCACGGTCGGTTTGTCGACCAATTTGACGCCCGAATTGTCTCATGCCGGCAGAGCGATTCTGATTTTGATGATGTTTGCCGGCCGGGTCGGACCGCTCACCCTGGCGCTGGCCTTGGCCGCCCGCGCACAGGACAAAGCATTGATCAAATACCCGGAAGAAAAATTGTTCGTGGGCTAG
- a CDS encoding TrmH family RNA methyltransferase codes for MERITSSRNSRVKEWAALKQKKFRDQTGRFLIEGIRLVEDAVESGAPLETVLILEELLPTGRVDRILNGSLSLGAELIQVNQAVIEHVADTRTPQGVIAIGQQYQHDWQGLLAARQNPLYLVADAVQDPGNLGTMIRSADAVGATAVFVGTGSVDLYNPKVVRATMGSLFHLPIVEVSLPELLPILREHQVTVIGTSTDVETDLYSQDLAGGIAVVIGSEAHGISEEIRQAIDRWLSIPMPGKADSLNAAISSSVILYEALRQRRVKE; via the coding sequence GTGGAACGGATTACATCTTCACGTAACAGTCGTGTTAAAGAATGGGCGGCTTTAAAGCAGAAAAAGTTCAGGGATCAGACCGGCCGATTTTTGATCGAAGGCATTCGGCTTGTCGAGGACGCGGTGGAATCGGGGGCGCCGCTGGAAACGGTGCTGATTCTCGAGGAGCTGCTGCCGACCGGACGGGTCGACCGGATTCTCAACGGGTCCCTTTCGCTCGGCGCGGAACTGATCCAGGTCAACCAGGCGGTGATTGAGCATGTGGCAGATACCAGGACGCCGCAAGGCGTGATCGCGATCGGCCAGCAGTATCAGCATGACTGGCAAGGCTTGCTCGCCGCCAGGCAGAATCCGTTGTATCTGGTGGCGGATGCGGTTCAGGATCCGGGAAATCTCGGCACGATGATTCGCTCGGCGGATGCGGTCGGGGCGACGGCGGTGTTTGTCGGAACGGGCAGCGTGGACCTCTATAACCCGAAAGTGGTTCGGGCGACGATGGGATCGCTGTTTCATTTGCCGATTGTAGAAGTTTCCTTGCCAGAATTGCTGCCGATTTTGCGGGAACATCAGGTGACCGTCATCGGCACTTCGACCGATGTCGAAACGGATCTCTACTCGCAAGATTTGGCAGGCGGGATCGCGGTTGTGATCGGCTCCGAGGCGCATGGTATTTCCGAGGAAATCCGACAAGCGATCGACCGTTGGTTGTCGATTCCGATGCCCGGCAAAGCCGATTCCTTGAATGCTGCCATCTCTTCGAGCGTGATTCTGTACGAAGCGCTGAGGCAAAGAAGGGTGAAGGAGTAG